A window of Candidatus Woesearchaeota archaeon genomic DNA:
TCTTTCTCTTCGTGCCATTTTATTGTTGTTTCCATTCCCCAAACTCATTGTAAATTCCTTTTGTTCCGTGTGTCTGTCTCCAGCCACCCACATTATTCACATTAAGACTGTCAAGCAATTGTAATCTGTCTTCAAATACTTTTGAATCCTGTAAATATGCTATTCTATCTGCTGTTTCTATACGCAGTTCTCCATTAGAATATCCTGTTGATTTTGCAGCATCAATATATCTTTGATTGTTTTGCGCGCTGATTGTTCCCACCGCACTTCCTCCTTTTGTCCAGACATAGCCGTAGAGTGGCATAAGGAAGACAATCTGATCATTCGCGACACGTGCTTGCGCGTATGCGATAATGTCATCTATTTTGTCATTTGGCAATACTGGAGACGCTCCTCGTCTTCCTTTGTGGAAATCGTATGCCATGATATGTAAGAAATCCGCATATTTTGCAAGACCTTGGTAATCATAAAATCCGTGATGTTTGTAGCCCGCTTTTTCACTTCCTTCAAATCGTGGACTTACTGCAACCGCTATTTCATATTGGCCTGCAGGAAGTTCTTGACGCAAGCGTCTCATAAACTCTACATACGCAGCGCTACTCTCACTTCCTAAGGAAATTGTTTCTAAATCCACTGCAACGCCATCATATCCTTCTTCTTTGATAGCATCTGCGATACGATCCGCAGCAGTGGAAGGATTATCCAAAATTCTCTGTACTAATGATTTTGTGAACGCGCTGACCATGGGTAATACTTTCACCCCGCGTCCATGCGCTTTTGTAATAATTTTTTCTTCTAGTTTTTCAGAACAGCGTTGTTTGAGACGCAATGTGCTTCTGTTATCTGCAACAAATTCGTATGTGTGCGGATGCCAGTAATCAACGACAGCAAGCGTTTCTTCTTCCATCTTTCCGCTCCCCAGCGCTTGATTGTAAATGAAGACATGCTTTTTTCCGTCTCCTGAAACTCGAACAATAGGTGGTTGTGGCTCTTCTGTTTTTTCTCCTTCTTTTTCAAAGGTGAATACATACTCACTTCCTTTTTCACTTCCAAACCATTTGTGATCTACTTTTTTCTTTCCGTCCCATACTTCAACAAGAAATTTGAAGTCATCTCCAATTTTTTGCGCATCTTTTCCCGCAAGCGGATTAATCATCGCGGTGTCTGGAACAAACGCGTTTTCAATTCCCGCGTCGTATTCGAAAATTCCTGAGATAACTGCTATCCCATTTTGATCAATAGAAAAATCATTTCTTTCGCCAAGATAGATTAAATCGTCGTAAAAATCCTTTGCTCCTGCTTTTGGAACAGTTGGTTGCGCTTCAGTTGAAGGAAGCATGAAATATCGAATAGTAAGATCTTTTCCAACATGATTTCCCGCTTTTGTCGCTTTGACGTCAATGGTCATTAATTCGCCATCATTTATTTTTCCATCTTTGTTGTCGTCGTTTTTGCTTACTATAACCCGCATCCCAATATCATCGTGTCTTGTTGCGTCTGTGGGATATTCTGATGGAATCGCGTTATATCCACAATAAACTCCATGCCCAACAATGTAGCTTAACCCTGCAAGCGCCATTGTAGTTCTTCCTGTTCTTTTGAAAAATGCTTTTTTCTCTGTGTCTTTCTTTTCTTTCCCTATGTTTTTTGTTTTGACTGTTGTTGCGTTCAGAATCTTTTTTCCGACATAATACCCTGCAGCAAGCGCGATTCCAAACATTCCATAATCAGAGAATCTGTGGATGGTGTCCATGACAAAATCTTTTGAAGCGATTTCTTCTTCGAGATGGAGAAGTTTATGCAATCCAACCGCTGCTCCAACCGCGCCTGTACTATACACTGCTGCAGCTGCTTTGTACCCAAATTTGTTATTGACGTATTCACCAATTCTTCCGACGAGTGTTCCATACGCTATCGCAGCTCCTGTTGCAACACCGCCTGTAACTAAAGAAGTATCAAGAATTTGCGCGCTTGCTTCTGCACCGCTAACTGTTGCTGCTGTTCCGATCACTACTGCGTCAAGTGTTTGTCTATGGTTTTTGTAGAATCGTGGAACTCGTTTTTCGCAGAGCTTTTTCTCTCGTGCTACGAGACTTTCGTATATGCTTGTTGTTGCATTATCTGCTTTTTCAGAGAGATATTTACCAGCACGTTCAACTTTTGGTGTGGTATACGCTGCAGTCGCGTCTCTTGCGCGGACATATCCTGTTTTGATAGCGCTGCCTATCACTTTCCCTGCGCTGACAGCATGATCGCGCCAGGTTGGACTTTTCTTTGGAGTTTTCTCTATTCCTTTCTTCTTTACCATTTCTTCACTAATTGGTAGCAAAAGAAGGCTGTTTATAAATGTTCCTATATTTTTGTCATGATTAAGTGGTTAATTAAGCGCATGTCATTCACTCTTTTTTTACACCATACTCATAAAAAATCTTATTACCGAATGGGTTTACTTCGAACCTTCGGTTCGTAGTATTACGAGCATAGCTCGAAATAATACCCCGTAGCTTGCTACGGATTCGATACCCATGAGCCTAATAACACAAATTCCGTTAAGAAAATTCGCTAATACCCCGCAGCTTGCTGCGATTGGGATGCCCTGCGAGCGGTGCGTCTGTGTTATTAGAAAATGTCTCCTCACAAATATGAGAATGATCTCTGTTTAGGAACTTAAAACATATTGGACTAATTTACCTTTACATCAAGAACCGCTTTGATCTTTTTGACCGCGTCTTTCAGATCTTTTACCTGCGCTTCATCAGGAACATGGATTTTGAGTTTAATAATGACATTATCTTTCTTGTTTTTTGTGTGAATGGAAATGATATTCACTTTCATTGCTGCCATAAGATTCATGACATCCGCAAGAAGTCCTACTCTGTCATGCACGACAATCATCAATGTTGCCTGCTGCGTTGTTTCTTCCTGTGTCCAGGAAACAGGAAGCTCTTTTGTGACATCCAACGAGTAAATGTTCGCGCATTCTTTTTTATGAATGGTGATCTTTTTGTCTTTTGTCAGGAAACCTCGAATAGGATCACTTCTATGCGGGCTGCAGCATTTGGAGATTTTTACTGGCGCAGGTTTTCCGTCTATGCGAATAAATTTGACAAGTGTCGCTTCGCTGACTTCTTCTTCCTGTCGCATTCCTTTCTTTGGATCATCTTCTGCTTCTATTTTCAGGCAGCTTCTAATTTTTGATTTTGCTTTTTGTGTTACTGCAAATTTCAACCATTGCCTTGAGGGTTCAGCGTTCTTTCTCGTTATAATTTCAATGACTTCTCCTGATTTGAGATGATAATCCAACGGCACAATTTTGCCATTCACTTTTGCCTGCGTACAATGATCGCCGACATTACTGTGCACCATGTACGCGAAATCAACAGGCGTTGCTTTTACTGGAAGCGAAATAGGATCTCCTTTTGGCGTAAAGACAACAATCTCATCTTCGAAAAGATCAACTTTGAGTGTTTCCACAAAATCCTTCGCGTCATCAGACTGCATTTTCCAGTCGAGAATCTGTTTGAGCCACGCGATTCGCTTGTCGAAAATCTTGTCTCGTTCGTTTCCTGTATATCGCCAGTGCGCAGCGATTCCTTCTTCTGCTTCATTCTGCATTTGCTCTGTGCGAATCTGCACTTCGATAATTTTTCCATAACTGCTCATCACTGTCGTGTGCAAACTTTGATACCCATTTGATTTTGGAACAGAAATATAATCTTTGAATCGATGTGGCACTGGTTTCCAGAGATCATGCACAACACCGAGCGCAGCGTAACAATCAGGAATAGATTTTGTGACGACTCGCAGCGCGATAAGGTCATACACCTGATCGAAATCCAGCTTTTTTTTCTGCATTTTTTTGTAGATGCTGTAGAAATATTTTGCTCGTCCGTAGACTTTTCCCGCTACTTGTTTTTCATTTAATGACTTTTGGACATCTTCTATAATCTTCGCTGTCGCTTTTTCTCTTTCTGTTCGCTTTGAGGATATCTTTTGCGAGAGGAATTTGTATACTTCTGGGTTGAGATATCTCAGACAAAGATCTTCCAGTTCTCCTTTTAGTCTAAAAATGCCTAGCTTGTGTCCAATCGGCGCGTAGATATGCAGTGTCTCTTCAGAAATCCGTTTTTGTTTTTCGGGACTGCACCATTTTAATGTACGCATATTGTGAAGGCGGTCCGCAAGTTTGATAAGAATGACGCGAATATCTTTTGTTGTCGCGAGCAATACTTTTCGAATATTTTCCGCAGTATAATCTTCTTTTGAATCAAAATGAATCGCGCCAATTTTTGTGACTCCTTCGACGAGCATCGCGATTTCGTCTCCAAAATCTTCTTTGATCTGGGAGAGTTTGACGGGGGTGTCTTCCACAACATCGTGCAGGAGCGCCGCGCAAATTGTCGCTGAATCCGCTTTAAGTGAGATGAGAATTCGCGCGACTTCTATCGGATGCGTGATGTATGGTTCTCCGTTTTCTCGTGTCTGTATTTTATGCGCGTCAAAAGCCACTGTAAGCGCTTTTTTGATCAGGCGAAGCTGCGCTTTATTATTGTACTCCTTTATTTTTTCCGCAAGCTCTTCGTAGATTGTTTCTTGGTCAAGCGTTTTCGCTGTTGCTTTTGTTTCTTCAGCATCTCCACTTCCGAGAGCGATATCTATACTTGTTGCCATAGAGTCTTTTGTAAATCTATTGAGATATATAATATTTTAGTTTTCCAAAGATTTATATAGAATAACCCTCAAAATTACACTCAAAGAGAGGGGATTTGTGGTGCGAAACAAAGGACAGGTAACTATTTTCATAATTTTAGGTGTTCTTATTGTACTTTTTGTCGCTCTTTTTTTTATTTTCACTTCTTTTGAAACGCAAAAACCAGAGACTCAAACACAAGCTGTTGCCTACGCGCTCATCGCGCAGTGTGTTGAAGACGTTGCGATTCACGGTATTCCTTTTCTTGCGGCTCGAGGAGGATATTATGAAATTCCTTCTGGCTATCTTGTTTATACTGAAGAATATAATCCTTATTTTACCACTATTTCTTATTATTACAATGAAGGAGCAATGACTGCTTTGTCTGAAGATGAACTCGCTACACAATTTGAGCTTTTCCTTCTCTCAAGGACAAAAGAATGTTATAATTCAACATCTGAATCATCGGATTATTCTTTTAAAGAATTAGGAACAGAAGAAGTGACTGTCTCTTTCACTGATTATGCTGTTGAAATTCTTTATGCTTCTCACGTCGCTCTTGTTGACGCGACTTCTACAACTTCGATTACTCCTATTGAAATCGCTCTTCCTAGTTCGTATTACACTGCATACACCACTGCATTGGCAATTGCTGAAGAACAATCAAGCAAAGGAAATATTTTTTGCATGACCTGTTTGACGAAGTATAAGCAGGGCGCAATTGAAAATGTTTTGACTGAAGAAGTCTCATCTGATAATTTTTACGCAATTGTCTACACAATCAACTTTACAGAAGAGTCCACTGACGCAACCGCGCTCTTTTCTTTTGCTGGAAAATATGGTCTTGCTTCTGAAACAGAAAATTTGCGACTTCTTCCTATCGCGGATCAAACTATAGTTATCGGCTATCCTTATGAATACGATGTTTCTGCAACAAAAACAGCTGTTACCTTTTCAGACAACAGTGATCTTTTTGACATAAATCCTTCATCTGGAATTATTTCTTTTTATCCTGATGAAGAAAGTGTTGGAACACACCTTATTGAAATTACCGCAACAGATTCTGATGGAAATTTTGATTCCACTTCTTTCTATCTTGAAATTAATCCTGTTGTTTCTTTTATTGATCTTTCTTATATCGGCACGCTTGCGGCTTCAGTGGGGCAATCTTTTAATTATACTGTCTCTCTTACAGAGGAAACAAATAAAACAGTGTATTATTTTGATGATACTACGCTTTTTGATGTTGGACTTACTTCTGGAAAAGTATTATTTACTCCTGTTACAGGTCAAGAAGGAACATACGATATTACCTTCACTGCGACAACACAAGAGGGGAGCACTGCTGAAGAATTAATGACGCTGGTGATTTATTAACATGAAACCAAAAATCAATATGACTCCAACCGTTTGTTTTTTCTTCTTTGTTCTTACTTTGCTCGTCTCTCTTCCCTCTCTTTATGCGGGTGGAAGCACAACACTTTGTACAGATCCCGCAGAGTATGAAGATTGTTTTCAGGACAATCCTTCCATGCAAAATCTTCTCCTTGTTTCTGATCC
This region includes:
- a CDS encoding bifunctional (p)ppGpp synthetase/guanosine-3',5'-bis(diphosphate) 3'-pyrophosphohydrolase, whose amino-acid sequence is MATSIDIALGSGDAEETKATAKTLDQETIYEELAEKIKEYNNKAQLRLIKKALTVAFDAHKIQTRENGEPYITHPIEVARILISLKADSATICAALLHDVVEDTPVKLSQIKEDFGDEIAMLVEGVTKIGAIHFDSKEDYTAENIRKVLLATTKDIRVILIKLADRLHNMRTLKWCSPEKQKRISEETLHIYAPIGHKLGIFRLKGELEDLCLRYLNPEVYKFLSQKISSKRTEREKATAKIIEDVQKSLNEKQVAGKVYGRAKYFYSIYKKMQKKKLDFDQVYDLIALRVVTKSIPDCYAALGVVHDLWKPVPHRFKDYISVPKSNGYQSLHTTVMSSYGKIIEVQIRTEQMQNEAEEGIAAHWRYTGNERDKIFDKRIAWLKQILDWKMQSDDAKDFVETLKVDLFEDEIVVFTPKGDPISLPVKATPVDFAYMVHSNVGDHCTQAKVNGKIVPLDYHLKSGEVIEIITRKNAEPSRQWLKFAVTQKAKSKIRSCLKIEAEDDPKKGMRQEEEVSEATLVKFIRIDGKPAPVKISKCCSPHRSDPIRGFLTKDKKITIHKKECANIYSLDVTKELPVSWTQEETTQQATLMIVVHDRVGLLADVMNLMAAMKVNIISIHTKNKKDNVIIKLKIHVPDEAQVKDLKDAVKKIKAVLDVKVN